The nucleotide sequence GCATAACATCAAAATATACGGTCATGGTAAAACAGAAAAGATCAAAAACTTCAACAGCAAGAAATAAATCACACAATTTGCACGGCCATGGCGATGGAAGCTTACACCTCAAAATACCCTGACAAAATCCATACAGACGTCCTCTTCGACGCTCGTGAAAGATGCTACAAGGTAAAATCATTAATCCTCACATCATACACTCACATCATTCAtgtcaaaattattattaattggAACTAATTGCCCTAATTATCAGGCTCGCGATGCATTCTACGCATGCTTAGAGAAACAATCGAATAAGAAACCTACTGAAATCGCTTCCGTAGGTCTTCTATATCCTGTTGATTGCAAGAAATCGAGACAAGTTTATGATAATGTTTGTCGCCGTACTTGGGTAATTTAGCTAAAATTCCCTATTTATACGAtgattttgaaaccctaggtttgtGATTGATGATTATTAGTTGATGATTGATGTGGTTTTTAGGTGAAGCATTTTGATAGACAGTATTGTGCAAAGAAGAAAGCTCAGAGGCTATTGGATGATAGTGAATCAAGGAGAGGTCCAATTTCGCTTCCTCAGACGTTGAAATCTGCGAATTGACAGTACGTTTAGTCGTTCATCTACGTAATAAGTGATTGAATTGAATAGCTAATGTCAAGTGGTACTGATAGTTTACATTTAGTTTGAAAAATTATTGTTGTTGATTGTTTCGGGTTTGAATGCTATGATATGACTTAATAGTTCGTTATATCGAAATGACTAATGAATGATGCCAACAGAATAGGGTAATTGTATTTGTTTTTTGTCGTTTTGATTGGTTCTCATCGGGGTATGCAGCTTATGAATATTGTTTTATTGCAAGCGTTATTTGTTTTGTTATGTTTTGGTTTTGAATGTCGAGAGGAAGTGAAGCTAATCATGTTCGTTGCACAAGATTCCATAGTTCGATCCTCATCATTGTGAAATGTGTTAGACTTGACCAATAGTTACACAGTTGGATTAATCTATTTCTATATATCTGAATATGTGGTTATGCAGCTACGATGTGTATATGGGTCATTAGTTTCCATTCCAAGTACCAGTAGGATCCTTCATGCTTTTCTCGTGTTATGCGACTAGTTCTGTAGTCTTGAAATGTGAAACTGGTAAGTATGTGTTTTATATCAACTGTATGTGGTTTGTTGATCATCTAATGTGCTTAGTTGTAGACTTGGAAACTGATGTAGATTCTTTAGTGGGAGAAGGGATCTGTTTAAGTTAGTATGAAGTTTGAGAATGTAACTTTTAATTGAGACATGAACTGCGTTTGCACGAAAATTAGTTTTTGTATCAATTTAAAGTAAGAAAATTTAAGATCCAAAAGGTGCATCGAGCGCCTCTTGGCTGTCATAATAGATCCAAAACTTGTTGCAGATTGAATTCCGGATCATAACTGCTTTTGTGAGTAGCTTAAGAATACAGTGGTCGATATGTGAAATCATGGGGTATGCAAACATATTGGTGGGTTTGATGAAGAAAATCAAGTGGTCTAGATGTTCCCTtaaggttgtttttttttttttttttttttttttgacatcagtttgggatcatcTAGGGTACTAAACCACCCACGggttcatctcccgtagttgcataacccgcccccaactactgccctggaggaaatccggaccaatccgagggcatggccggtaaaaaccccctccccgctgcccccgcactaagcgaaaggcgacctgggtggatacttcaggtcagggataacattgaATGCAATGTTGATTTCTTATTAAAGCTCGAGAGTAGAGATATATACGTGTCTAAAAATATGTCCAAATCATTGAGTATTCGACATAAGTTTAATGCATTCCCCCTTTCCATATCTTGTTTTTAGTTTTACTATGTGTGTCACTTTTTCTAGTTAGGCACATAATTAGTTAGTCTTTTATGCAAACCATTCATTTTACAAACGTAAGACGATTTGTTGTGGTAGTGGTGGTGTGGGTTGAAATTTAGGTGTGGGTTGAGGTTTTTTTATAATATAACGGTGGTGATTGAAAATACGAAGTTATTGTAGTGTGGGTTGAGTGTTAGTTTAGAGTTTTGTGATGATATGGCACATTATAATTGAGAGTTGAGtaaattattatgaatataaataattaaaaggtGAAAAAATCCACCGCTCACGTTGCTTCTTCCGTCGCTTTTCTGTCCACACTCAacagaaaataaggcattttttgtCGCTCACCAACCCACGACGTTGCTTCTTTCGCGTTACAAAAACCTACTAATAGTTATGATTTCAAATGAAGGAGAGTTTTTGTCGTCAACTCATTGATTAGTtaaaacaaaatttgtcaaaatacACTTTCAAATTTTCTAATAAAAATACCTTGTTATTGTTTTTTTTACAAAATACTCAATTTTTTCCTAAAAGAACTTGTACAAGACTTGGTTCGAGTGACTTCTAATCAGTATTCGGGACCGAAACATTGTTTGATATTAATTTGGAAAATTGTTAGAAGAATCGCACAAGTCTAAAAATACGTTTAAATTGAATTCGAATGAATAATACTTCGTTAGTAAACATATGTTGTATGTTTACTAACTGATATGTAATAGTTGATAGTTTGTAGCTAGTAATTGTTGGCTGTTAACTAGTACGAAGTATCTTTTTATATGTTTTCAAATGTTTGTTTGAATACATGAAGCTATAATAAAGAAAGTAAATGATAAAACAATCAGAAACGCTAATTTTAAAGGTTTATTGCTAGTAGTATTTTGTCTCCATTTAAAAGTTTTATGATCATTTAAGTAAACAAACATTATTAGATACAAGTTTTTCATATAAACTAGAATATTGCTACTAAAatgccaaaaaaaataaaaaaaaatcatataaTCAAATAGAGAGACGTTAGTTGCTATTCAAAACATCTCATcactttattaatttttatttaattttattgaaATAACGAAATTTATGTAGATATTTATATTTGACAACTTGAGAAGCATTAGTTAATGTTCAAAACATTCATCCCTTTATTGCTTTTGATTTAATTTTCTTTAGGCTACTAGAAAGTTTAAAAAAAATCTTATCAAACATAACCATAATTTATTGTTTTAACATATTTAAGATAGCTTTATAAAATTCCAAATACAATTGATCAAATGATGGTTTTGAAATAGCCCTATAAAAGATCAAACCCTAACACCACCTTAGCACCAAGAACACCATCTCTCTTTCTCCATTGCCCCTATAAAAATCATCAGAATGATGATGATACAATttcatatattttaattaatatatacaaataattTTAGTTCGTTCTAAAATTAATCATATAATCAAATAGATATGCGTTAATTACTATTCAAAACATCAGATCACTTTATTAATTTTCTCTAAAAATTGAAATttatgtagatatgtatatatgaCGATTTGAGTAACGTTAGTTATTGTTCAAAACATCCTATCGTTTTattgatttttatttaattttatctaAGTTTAGATTactaaaaagcaaaaaaaaaaaaaaaaaaaaaaaaaaaaaaaaaaaaaaaaatcttctcAAGCATAACCATATAAccataattaattgttttataatatTAAAGATGGGTTTagaaaattttatatataattttatcaaatgatggttttgaaataaccCTAAAAATGATCAAACCCCAAATCCACTTCGACAATAAGAACACCATCTCTCTTTCTCCCTTGCGCCTATAAAAACCATCAGAACAGGTGATGATATAATtccatatattttaattaatatattcAAATAATTTGAGTTTGGGGTTAAATCTATCATATAATTAAATAGATAGACGTCAATTACGATTCAAAACACTCCATCACTATTTACTTTAAAAAAGCGAAATTTATGTAGATATTTATATTTGACAACTTGAGAAGCGTTAGTTACTGTTTAAAACATTCATCACCTTATTaatttctatttaattttttttagttaGGCTACTTAAAagctaaaaaaaaaatattatcaaCATAACCATAATTCCTTATTTTAAGATATTGAAGATAGTTTTAGAGTATTTCAAATAGAAGTTTAACAATTGACGGTATTAAAATTTGAAATAACTCTTAAAAAGATCAAACTCTAACTCCACTTCTGCAACAAAAACATCATCTTTGTTTCTCCTTTGCGCATACAAAAACCATTGGAACCGGTGATGATACAATtccatatattttaattaatatatacaaatagTTTTAGTTGGATTAAAATTTATCATATAATTAAATAGAGAGACGTTAATTAATATTCAAAACAACCCATCACTTTATTAGTTTTATTTGATTTTATGTAAAAGCGAAATTTATGTAGATATTTATATTTGATAATTTAAGAAGCGTTAGAGACTGTTCAAAACATCCCATCACTTTATTGATTTTTATTTGAAGTTAAGCTAAAAAATGCTAAAAAAAAATCTTATCAAACATAACCATAATTCATTGTTTTAATATATTTAAGATAGTTTTAGAAAATTCCAAATAGAATTTGATAATCAAATGATGGTTTTGAATTAACCCTAAAACAAACACTAACTCCACTTCGGCAACAAGAACACCAACTCTTTTCTCCCTTACGCCTACAAAACCATTGCAACCggtgattgaaaggacccgtcctaatccatctggacgaatacattacatttggttacatcgcgaggtacttgacctctatatgatacattttacaaacattgcattcgtttttaaaagacaaactttcattacatcgaaagttgacggcatgcataccatatcataatatatatccaactataattgacttataataatcttgatgaactcaacgactcgaatgcaacgtattttaaaatatgtcatgaatgactccaagtaatatctctaggataagcaaatgcacagcgaaagatttctttcatacctgagaataaacatgctttaaagtgtcaaccaaaaggttggtgagttcattagtttatcataatcgatcattttcatcattttaatagaccacaagaatttcatttccagttctcataaatatacgtctcatgcatagagacaaaaaatcattcatatggtgaacacctggtaaccgacattaacaagatgcatataagaatatcccctatcattccgggaaatccttcggacatgataaaacaacatcgaagtactaaagcatccgcaaccatggatggggttcgttaggcccaatagatctatctttaggattcgcgtcaattagtagatcggtttactaattcttaggttaccaagcaaaaggggcatattcggcttcgatcattcacccatataatgtagtttcaattacttgtgtctatttcgtaaaacagttataaaaattgcgcatgtattctcagcccaaaaatataaagggtaaaaaaggcaaataaaactcacaatattgtattttgtagcgattaagtaaatgacggcactgaacaagtgccgggttggcctcgaattcacgaacctatatcatatttatatatacattaatacatatatttgtaatcaaacaattttgtatataaatagaggtataaatgttattttatattttatgtGTTTTATTAGTAGTTTAATTAAATATTCATGttatatactttaaatattttataaaaatatcaatCTAGTTTTATTAAGTaaaattttgtatgattaacttttattgtaataataataataaagatactagtagtaaaaaatgataaccataataataatatagttgtaataataataataataataagtaaaaagtcgtaatatctttataatgataataataactacaattgtaataatcattttaaaaataataatattagtaataataataataacttttataaaataatattaacattaataatgataataataataataataataataataataataataataataataataataataataataataataataataataataataataatgataataatactaccttaagaacAAGCTTCCATAAAAAAAAATGtcgttgcccgggctcgaacccacgacctctcgcttaaccacaaACACGCCTAACCATTTCTCTGTACTTctatttctgttttaaatttctgATTTATTTCTATTTAACCCGTTTCTCTGTGATCATCTTCTTTAAACATTAAACCCTAATCATCTTATTTGGATCATATTCGTAcgattcatcatcatcaacatcttcattAATCATCATATATCACCATCAATTACCATATCATCATCGTTATTTATCAACACATAACATCACCAATCATTAACTCACGTCATTAATCTTCATGATTATTtggtatcgtcatcaccatttacgTTCCTTCATATCACCATTCTTCTTAATAAA is from Rutidosis leptorrhynchoides isolate AG116_Rl617_1_P2 chromosome 10, CSIRO_AGI_Rlap_v1, whole genome shotgun sequence and encodes:
- the LOC139873647 gene encoding uncharacterized protein, whose protein sequence is MAMEAYTSKYPDKIHTDVLFDARERCYKARDAFYACLEKQSNKKPTEIASVGLLYPVDCKKSRQVYDNVCRRTWVKHFDRQYCAKKKAQRLLDDSESRRGPISLPQTLKSAN